From Bacteroidota bacterium, one genomic window encodes:
- a CDS encoding DUF6873 family GME fold protein, whose translation MWAIIDSRAPKKAIEKLKEEFDVFEFKSSGITYEQVSGHPDIFICQDGENLIIAPNSPKELIKFLEFHNVKYSFGEKEVGIELNNSTQYNCIATNNYLIHKKGFTDKKVISTFTDKKVINLPQAYTRCSLSAINDNNFISSDRGIEKSLTALGFNVLLVDPKSILLPGFPYGFFGGTNGIHNSKFYLIGSLKHHPEGEAIRVFLLKNNIEIIELYDGPLYDGGGIFFGI comes from the coding sequence ATGTGGGCAATCATTGACAGTAGAGCTCCAAAAAAAGCAATAGAAAAACTAAAAGAAGAATTCGATGTATTTGAATTCAAAAGTAGTGGAATTACCTATGAACAAGTTTCAGGGCATCCCGATATTTTTATCTGCCAGGATGGAGAGAACCTGATCATAGCTCCTAATTCGCCTAAAGAACTGATCAAATTTCTGGAATTTCACAATGTAAAATACTCTTTTGGAGAAAAGGAAGTTGGTATAGAATTAAACAATTCAACTCAGTACAACTGCATTGCCACAAACAATTACCTGATTCATAAAAAAGGATTTACAGACAAAAAGGTTATATCGACATTTACAGACAAAAAGGTTATTAACCTACCCCAGGCTTACACCAGATGCAGCTTATCAGCAATTAATGACAATAATTTCATCAGCTCAGACAGAGGAATAGAAAAATCGTTAACTGCCCTAGGATTTAATGTACTATTGGTAGATCCAAAATCGATTTTACTACCGGGATTCCCTTATGGTTTCTTTGGCGGAACAAACGGAATTCACAACAGTAAATTCTATCTTATTGGCAGTTTAAAACATCATCCCGAAGGTGAAGCTATCAGGGTTTTTCTACTTAAAAACAATATTGAAATCATTGAACTTTACGATGGTCCCCTTTATGATGGCGGGGGGATTTTTTTTGGGATTTAG